The Rhizosphaericola mali genome contains the following window.
CCATCATAGTACGAAAACCAAGGCTTTCTGCAGCATCATTAATATTCAAAAGACTGACTCCTTCTTTATTAATAAAACAGAGATCTCTTAAATATTCTAGAGCGTATTCCTTACCATAATATTTTGCTATCATTTTTAGACATGTCGGGCCACAATCGATAGAGTCATGTTGAGAAAAGAACGGTAAAATTTGCATTAACCATCAACTAGAGTTTCAATAAATTTATTATATACCAAGGACATCTTTTTTTCTTCATCAAAGTCATGAACACAATAATCAATTCCTTCGTGTTCTATGGCCTGTTGAGTACATCCACCACCGCACATCGGCAAAATTGCACATTCTAGGCAAGGTTTATTTTTAAATTTTATATTTAATCTTTTTTCAAATTTTTCATTCCAATTAATATTTCCAGTCTCATCAAGGAGTCCTTCACTGTTCTTTGTTGTAAAATCCCTAGCAGTACATTTAAATACTTCGCCATTAAAGTTAATCGTTGCATGATTTCTATGATCTCCGTAGCAAGAATTTTGGACTGTATTTATTACAGAACTTTGAACATTTAGGCCATGCTGTTTAAAAAAATTTCTAGATTCATTCAATTGGTCACTTAAATCTTCCATTTCTTGCCAAACTGCGTGAAAGTCAAAAGATATATATTTTTTGATTTCGTCATTTAGATGTTCAAAATCATTAACAATTTGATTAATACCATTTAATGTCTCTTGAGAGCAATTAATTCTTACTAATGCGTTAATTTTGGACTTAGCTAGAGAAATAATATTAGCCACTATCGCATCATATGAACCTCTTCCTTCGGAGATAAACCTAACTTTATCATGCCTTTGTCTATCCCCATCTAGAGTTATCTGATAGAATTGCAGTCCATATTTCAGAGAAGTAGAAATGACGTCTTCATCTATCAACAAACCATTAGTTGTAATAGAAGATGTAAAAATAATTTCTTTTTCTAATGATAAACTATGAATAGTCTCTAGTATTGGTAAAACGACTTTTTTATAGTATAGTAGAGGTTCACCTCCGAACCAACCAATATTTAAATGTTTTAATTTTTTTCTTTCTCTATATATATTTTGTACATGATTGATCACATGGGAAATTGTATCTGAGCTCATTTTTGAGTCTTTAATATGAGTTTCATAACAGTACCAACATTTAAAATTGCAATTCATTGTTGGATTAATATGAAGTTCATATGTAGATTCATCATTATCAATATTATAAGAATATTCTTTAACTCTTCCAACTTCATCTAAATCCTGATTTACTAAGAATTCCTTTGAAACAAGAAAATTAAAAAAATCATTATGAAGTTCTTTTAAATCATCAAATTTTTGCAATTTGAAACAAGCTTCATACATATCATATAATAGTGGGTCCAGAATTATAAACTCCGAACTAAAACTATTAAATGCAATAATATTGTCTTCGTAAGGGAAAAATATATTAAATTTACTCGCTTTCATTTTAGGATCAATTTAATGGGGTGGGGTATTATTCTAATTTAATGAAGAATAATATTATGAGGAATCATTATTATCAATTCCTCATAATATTTTTACATGAAGCATAATTTAGAATTAGTACAGTCTAATGTATTAGTTGAATGAGTGCAGTCATTGGAATTTGTGCAGAAAGGATTCGTACTCAAAATATTATTTTCTTTGAAGCCTCCTCTTATTGATGTAAATCCACCTTCTAATTTTCCATTATTTTTTTCTTTTAATTTATCCATTTTTTCTACAAGAACTTTGATTGTTTTTTTCATAAATATATGTTTAGTAATAAATTGAATATTTACGGAAATTTGAATTCACGTGCGTGGATTAAACCTTTAAATTAATATTACATAAAACAAGTTTTAGTATTTGTACATGTGGG
Protein-coding sequences here:
- a CDS encoding radical SAM/SPASM domain-containing protein encodes the protein MKASKFNIFFPYEDNIIAFNSFSSEFIILDPLLYDMYEACFKLQKFDDLKELHNDFFNFLVSKEFLVNQDLDEVGRVKEYSYNIDNDESTYELHINPTMNCNFKCWYCYETHIKDSKMSSDTISHVINHVQNIYRERKKLKHLNIGWFGGEPLLYYKKVVLPILETIHSLSLEKEIIFTSSITTNGLLIDEDVISTSLKYGLQFYQITLDGDRQRHDKVRFISEGRGSYDAIVANIISLAKSKINALVRINCSQETLNGINQIVNDFEHLNDEIKKYISFDFHAVWQEMEDLSDQLNESRNFFKQHGLNVQSSVINTVQNSCYGDHRNHATINFNGEVFKCTARDFTTKNSEGLLDETGNINWNEKFEKRLNIKFKNKPCLECAILPMCGGGCTQQAIEHEGIDYCVHDFDEEKKMSLVYNKFIETLVDG